The Prochlorococcus marinus XMU1404 DNA segment CGGAAGGAAGAACTACTATTGAAAATGCTGCAAGAGAACCTGAAATTCAGGATTTATGCCAAATGCTTAATAAAATGGGAGCAAGAATTTACGACTCCGGAAAAGAAAAAATAATTATTGATGGTGTTAATAAACTTGTTGGTTGTGCTCATAAAGTAATTCCCGATCGAATAGAAGCTGGCACTTTTCTAATTGCTGCTGCTGCAACTGGCTCTTCAATAACAATATCTCCCGTTATTCCTAATCATCTTGAAGCTGTTACGAATAAGCTTCAAGAAAGTGGAAGTAAAATTACGATTAAAGGTAATTCAATTACAATTAAGGGAAAAGAAATTAGAGGAGTAAATATTGATACAGCTCCTTTCCCAGGATTTCCTACTGATTTACAGGCACCATTTACAGCTTTAATGACAATCGCCAATGGTGAATCAAAGATCACTGAAACAATTTTCGAAAACAGGATGAATCATATTCATCTACTTAATAAAATGGGAGCTAGTATAAAATTAAATAAAAACGTAGCTCATATCAAAGGTGTTAAGACAATAAAGGGGATGGATTTAGTTGGCTCAGATTTAAGATCATCAGCTGCATTAATAATTGCTGGGATTATCGCTAAAGGTAATAGTAAAATCTATGGTTTAGAGCATTTAGATAGAGGTTATGAAAATTTTGAATCAAAATTAAAAATGTTAGGTATTAAAATAACTAGAGAATTTAATAAAAGATCTTTTACTGAGAAAGAATATAAAATTACTTCTGATCCTGAAGATATTCCTAAACGTAGAGCCGCTTAAAATATAATTTTGGATTGGCTTACTTAAACGTATGCAACATTTATTAGCGAAATACAACCTAAAAATAATAAAAACAAAACTAAAAAACGATTAGACCAAATTTTATCTAAACCACTAAACCTAAACTCCTTCATGCCCAGGTTCCTCCGTTAGATCCAAATGCTGTCAAAATAGTTACTGCAATAAAAAGATAGGGAACAAATTTTAAAGATAATTTTTTAGCTTGAATCTTTGACATAATTTTTTTACTAATTCTAACATAATATTACTAATTATGAAGCCATACCCTTGAATAAAGGACTCTTAGGAGCCTTTAGTTACAGTACTGTATCAGTAATGTTTATTTTTTTCATTTTTATCTTATTTCTTGTCAGCGATTCCAATAAATATGGCTCTATGTTTTATCAAAAAGATTTTTAACTAAAAACAAATGTGTTCTCGATCGCTCTTCCTTAACCGCCAAAAGGATAGTCAATAAAATGATTTTTGTTATAATAAAAAAGTTCATTATTTTTCAAAAGCCTTGGGAGCGTGGTGGAATTGGTAGACGCACCGCACTCAAAATGCGGCACCTTCGGGTATGTCGGTTCAAGTCCGACCGCTCCCACTTTGATGAAAACTTATAGTCGATTCGATATATCTTTCAAAAAAGGAAAAGGTTGTTGGCTATGGGACAAAACAGGTAAAAAGTATCTTGATGCAGTTGCTGGTATAGCCACTTGTAGTCTTGGTCATAGCGATAGAGTTTTGAGAAGAAATCTATCAACTCAACTAAAAAAGATTCAACACATTTCAAATCTCTACATTATTGAAGAACAAGAACAATTAAGCAGAACTTTAACGAATATAAGTTGTGCTGAAAGCGTTTTTTTCTGCAACAGTGGCGCAGAAGCAAATGAATCAGCTATTAAATTAATTAAGAAATTTGGAAATACAACAAATGAAAGTAAAGAATCAATTATTCTAGCTGCTAAGTGCAGCTTTCATGGCAGAACATTGGCAGCCTTGAGTGCTACTGGTCAGCCAAAATACCAAAAAGGTTTCGAACCCATGATAAAAGGGTTTAAGTTCTTTGAATTTAACAATTTTGATTCGGTAAAAAAATTATTTGAAGATTGTAAAAATAATGATCAAAAGATTTCTGGTGTCTTAGTTGAACCAATACAAGGAGAAGGTGGCGTGATTCCTGGAAGTAAAATATTTTTTAAAAACCTTAGAAATATCTGTGATAAATATAATTCTCTTCTTATTTTAGATGAAGTCCAAAGTGGAGTAGGTCGAACTGGAAAAATGTGGGGCTATGAGAATTTAGGAATTGAACCAGATGGATTCACTCTTGCTAAAGGATTAGGAGGAGGTCATGCAATTGGGGCATTATTGGTAAAAGAAAAAGCTAACATTTTTTCTCCAGGAGATCATGCAAGCACTTTTGGAGGGAACCCGTTCGCCTGTAAGGCTGCCTTAACTGTATTAGAAGAAATAAATAGAAGAAATCTTATCAATAATGTTTACCTGAGAGGGGAACAATTAAGCGCTGGGTTTGAAGAATTAATAAAAAAATTTCCAAATATAATTAGTGGGAAAAGAGGCTTAGGTTTAATACAAGGTCTTGTTATAAATGATGATTATGCTGATGCAAAAGACATTACGTTAAAAGCTTTTGAGAAAGGATTACTTGTAGTTCCTGCAGGAGGAAATGTTGTTAGAATTGTCCCACCATTAGTTATATCTCGAAGAGAAATTAATGTTCTTTTGGATAAATTAAATTCAATTTTTAAAGAGTTTTAGCAATTTAAATTTTGAAAAATGCAAATTTAAAAATTCTTGAATCATTATCACCCAAATATGAAAGGGATAATATCAATTTAGGTTTATCTAGAGTTAAAAAAGTACTTCAAGAACTTGGATTTCCTTGCAAGAATATTCCTGCAATACAAATTATTGGAACCAATGGGAAAGGATCAATCGCGGCATATTTAGAAAGTATACTTTTTGAAGCTAAAAAAAATTTTGGTGTTACTACATCTCCTCATCTTTTTGATGTATGTGAGAGGATTAGAGTTAATAAAAAAATTATAAACAAAGTTGATTTTGAAAAAATCTATAACTTTATTGAAAAAAATTATTCAACATGTAAATTGACTCCTTTTGAAAAAATAATTTGCTGCGCACTAAAATTTTTTGACAATGAAAAAGTTGAATTGCTTATTCTTGAGGCTGGTTTAGGGGGAAGATTAGACGCGACAACGGCTCATAAATCTAGACCAATAATTGCTATTGGGAATATTGGCTTAGACCATAAAGAATTCCTTGGAGACACGATTGAAAAAATTGCTAAGGAAAAACTAGCAGTTATCGAAAAAGACTCAATTGTTATCTCATGCGACCAAAACAGCCGAGTTGAAAAATTAATAAACAAAAAAGTTGAAGAGGTTGGAGCAGAAATTATCTGGAAAGATTCGATTTCAAACAATTATCAACTTGGATTAAAAGGAGTTTTCCAAAAGCAAAATGCTTCAGTTGCGATTGGAGCAATTCAAGCTCTAAATAAGTTAGGATTTAAAATTAAAGAAAAATATATATTTGAAGGTCTTAAAAATACAACTTGGAATGGAAGGCTAGAAATAATAAACTTTTTAAACAAAAAAATTCTTGTGGATTGTGCACATAATTATCCTGCTGCAAAAGCACTCTCAAATGAGAGGTGTAATTGGGAAAATGAAGAAGAAGGAATTTATTGGATTTTAGGTGTCCAAAGACAAAAAGATATGTACGCAATATTAAAAACACTTCTAAAGAAGAATGATCACTTATTACTTGTACCAGTACCAAACCAACCTAGTTGGAAATTAAAAGATCTCTATCAGATTAAAGAAATTAACTTTCAAAACATAATTGAGTTTGATAAATTTGAATTTGCCATTGATTATTTATTTGCCCTTAAAAAATGGCCTCCTAATCATCCTGTTTTGACTGGTTCTATTTTTTTAGTGGCTGAATTTATTAAATTTGCAAATAAACAGAATTGCTAAATATTAAATTGTTCTTTTATTTCCCAGCCTTCTAATTTCCCAGGATTTAATAGCCCCTTAGGATCAAATTTGATTTTCGCTTTTACTTGATCAGCATCAACCACTCCTAGGCCTCCACCTTCGACAGTTAAAACATGGGGATTAAATATAAACGCACCAAGTTTCTTACAATCTTCCATTATTTCATTTAATTCTTCTACCCCATTCCACTTTAATACTGGCAAAGCCGCTAATCTGGGTGATCCTTGCTGAGAAACTGCCTCTAAATGCCAAAGAACTTTTTTACCCCATTTTTTTCTCAAAAAATTAATTAATTCAAGTTCATTATTCAGTGGCAAAAGCATTTGTAAATATGTCCAATTTTTATCCTTAGACCTCATATGTAGAGTTGTATGATTCCATACGACTTCAGAAATTCCATTGACGAGTTTTTCTTCTTCCCCTAGGAGGGTAGATTCAACTTTGAATTTTTTACAAATCAGCTCTATCGTTTTTATTCCTCCAAGAGTAGATTGAACTAATATCTTGTTATTTCCAGATTTACTTTTAAACCATGTTGGCATTTGATCTACAATTTCATCTTCAAGAATTGCTCCCAGTTTCAGATCAACTGCTGCACAAGTAAGAGTTTTTAATATTTCTATTGTTTTTTCAAATTCAATACAGTCGATAATTATTGAATACCACTTACGTTTAATATCAGTGGCAAGTAATAAAGAGGTAATTATTCCATTAGTTCCATAAGCATGATTTAAAGGTTCGGATTCTTCAGCATCAAATTTTATTAATACAGGTTTTTCATTCATCGTCACTGCCTCTAAACCTATAAGATTGCCAGGATCTCTTAAAAATCCCCACCTAATGGAGCCAATACCTCCTGATCCACCAGCAATAAAGCCTCCAATTGTAGCGGTTTTCCAAGTACTAGGCAGCAACCTTAGTTCTCTCCCATATTTCTCTAATTGTTTATTCAAATCTCCCATGACACAGCCAGACTGTACTTTCACAAAACCTGTATCAGGATCAAATTCTTCTATTTTATTAAAGTGACTCATCTGCATCACAACTCCTTTAAAAAGAGGGACCGCTTGTCCATAATTACCTGTACCTGAACCTCTAAGAGTAAGAGGGATAGAAAATTTCCAACAAATTTCTGCTACTTTCTTTAACGCATTATGATCAATAGGTCTTACTACCAAATCAGCAATACATCCATCTAATTTTTCAGTAAGGATTGGAGAGTAGTTATAAAAATCTTTTGAGAGTCTTTTTAAGTCGGATTGGCTTTCAATAATCTCTAAGTTTTTGACTTCCCTAAATTTGTCTATAAATTTAAGATTATTTGTTGTCATTAATAAATGTTTTTTTGTTTTATCTATAAATTTAGACGATTAGCAATGTAAATCGCCTTTTATAAATACTTTTCTTTTTAAAGAGCTCGAAAAAACATCAGCCCAACTTTGTGCCTCCAAAATTACAAAGTCAGCAGGGCAGCCCTTTTTAATTAAACCATCCCATTTTAGGTTTAATAATCTGCTTGGAGCTAAAAAAATAGAAGACAAAGTCATTCTCTCCCAAGGATTTAGTTGAAGCATAGGTATTGCGCAAGACAACATATAAAAAGGGTCAAAATTACCAAATGGGTACCAAGGATCTTGAACGTTATCACTACCTAGAGATACATCCACATGTGAATTTTGCAATTGCTTAATTGGCGCAACTGGTCTTTTTAATGGGGTAGTTTTAGTGTATCGATTGAGCAGCCAAAAATTTGTTAGTGGTAAAGCAATAACCTTAATATTTTTCTTGGCCATTTTTTCGCCTAAATTTAAAATCTCTTTGTGACTTAAAGAAATAAGACTACTCAAATGACTACAAGTAATAGGAATACTATTAATTTTTAAATTTTCGATGGTCTCTAATAAAACTTTTATTCCTGCTCCAGGCTCAATAATTGATTCATCTATGTGCAAATCAATTTCTAATTTATATTTGCTCGCTAGAAGAAGCATCTTTGAGAGAAATTTACTTGTATCTTTTTTATTAAAAGGAGGAACAATAACACCACCTAAAATGCCTCCATTAGAGGAAAATATTTTTGCTAACTCTTCTCCACTAGAAGTATCCCAGAATTCCAATGGGGCTAGAGCAACGAATTGCAATGTAAGCTCAGATGAAAACTTTTTTTGTAATTTAAAAAGTTCAATCCAAATATCCATCGATTGACTTTTGTATGTATCAATATGACTTCTAATAGCTCGGTATCCATTATGTATGGCAAGTTTTAATGATTTCTCAACTCTCTTAAGAACCTTATCTGAAGTTCTAGTTTTATGTTCTTCAAGATTTACTGATAATGCTCCTCCATAGTTTGATTCCAGATTAGGAAAATTTGCCCACGTAAAAGATTTGTCAAAATGCGAATGGGTTTCAACAAACCTTGGAAATAAAATATTTTTTGGTTTAGTAACTTTATTTTGTAAAGGCTTTAACTCAGAAACAAATCCATCCTCCCAACTAATGGAAACTGAACATAAATCCTCTACATCAATAATGAGGTTATCTAAATCTTCTATTAAAAAAAGGCTTCTGGGAATAAGAACCTCAGCTTTGCCGGAATTACTCAAAGTTTTAAATTTTCTTTTATTTTAAACATAAGAAAACTTTACTGAATTAGAAAATAATTCAAATTTCGCTAAAAGATAAAAATAACTATGAAAATTCACCTTAAGTTGTTAAATTTATAAATGTGAGGCGGGCGTCGCCAAGTGGTTAAGGCAGCGGCTTGTGGCGCCGCTATTCGGGGGTTCGAATCCCCTCGCTCGCCCTCCAAAAAATTGCAGCAAAATTATTTAACTTGTAATTTTGAATTAATGAATCATAAAAAATTCCTAGCAAAGTGCTAACAAAAACAAAACCAGAAGAAAAAAAATTTCAAAAGAATTCAACTACAGGCAGTTATTGGATAACCACATTTGGATGTCAAATGAATAAGGCTGATTCAGAGAGAATGGCTGGTACATTAGAAAAAATGGGATATACCAAAGCAGATAATGAATTAAACGCTGATTTGGTCCTATACAATACATGCACTATTAGAGATAATGCAGAGCAAAAAGTTTATAGTTTTCTAGGCAGACAGGCAAAAAGAAAACACAAAACACCCAGCTTAAAACTTGTTGTTGCAGGTTGCCTTGCTCAGCAAGAAGGAGAGTCTTTATTAAGAAGAGTACCAGAACTTGATCTAGTAATGGGACCTCAACACGTCAATAATCTTGAGAACCTTCTGGGGAAAGTTGATGCAGGAAATCAAGTTGCTGCTACAGAAGAAACCTTCATCTCTGAAGACATTACAAATGCGAGAAGAGAAAGCTCTATTTGTGGCTGGGTTAATATCATTTATGGGTGTAATGAAAGATGTTCATATTGTGTAGTTCCTTCTGTCAGAGGAAAAGAACAATCAAGATATCCAAATGCGATAAAAAGTGAGATACAAAATTTAGCAGATGATAATTTTAAAGAAATTACTCTTTTAGGTCAAAATATTGATGCTTATGGAAGAGATCTTCCAGGAACTACAAAAGAGGGGAGAAAAGAAAATACCCTAACTGATCTTTTATACTATATCCATGATGTTGATGGGATTCGTAGAATTAGATTTGCTACTAGCCATCCAAGATATTTTTCAAAAAGATTGATTCAAGCTTGTTATGAACTTGACAAAGTTTGTGAACATTTCCATATTCCCTTTCAAAGTGGTAATGACGAAATCTTAAAGCAGATGTCCAGAGGATACACTATCAAAAAGTATAAAAATATCATTGAGAATATAAGATCATTAATGCCAGATGCATCAATTACAGCTGATGCAATAGTTGCTTTCCCAGGAGAAACCGAACAACAATATCAAGATACATTGAAACTAATAGCAGATATTGGCTTCGATCAAGTAAACACAGCAGCATACTCTCCAAGACCAAATACCCCTGCAGCAGTTTGGTCGAATCAACTTTCGGAAGAAGTAAAAAAAACTAGATTGCAAGAAATTAATGCTTTGGTCGAGAAAACTGCTAGAAGAAGAAATCAAAGATACATCAACAATATCGAAAGGGTTTTAATTGAAGGTTTAAATCCAAAAAATTCATCACAAATTATGGGAAGAACTAGAACAAATAGATTAACTTTCGTGGAGATTCCCCAAAACATTAAATTTAATTTTTCATTGGGAGATGAGATAGATGTAAGAATAAGTGAAGCAAGATCTTTTTCTTTAACAGGCCAACTTTGTTTATAATTTTTCAAAATGGTTGATAAAAAGAAGAAGTGTATTGGATTGATATTTGGCGGGTTTTCCAATGAACATGAAGTATCGATATCCTCTGCAAAAACAGTTTTTCAAGCATTTAATTCAGAGATAAACAAACAACGCTTTAATGTAAAAGCCTTTTACATTAATAGATATGGAGATTGGCTTGATAGTGATTTCTCAGAAAAGATCCTAAATGGTGAAATTGAAAACAATACAATAAAAAAATACGGAATTTTTAATCAAGAAAAAATTAACTTCCTAGACAGAATTGAATTTCAAAATGTTGATGTTTGGTTTCCTCTTCTTCATGGATTTAATGGTGAAGACGGATCAATTCATGGTTTACTAAAATTCACAAAAAAACCTTTAGTTGGATGCGGAATTTTAGGCTCTGCTCTTGGAATGGATAAAATATTGATGAAATCAATTTTATCAAATCTAAATATTCCACAAGTTAATTATCTAGTTTTTCAAAATGAGAACCTCCATGATAAAGAAGTAAAAGATAAGTTGATTAATGAGATCTTTAAAAAACTAAATTTTCCTATTTTTGTGAAACCATCTAACTCTGGATCATCTCTTGGTATCTCTAAGGTAATAAATGAATCAGAAATATTAAAGGCATTAGAAAAGGCTTTGGAAATAGATCCTAGAATCTTAATAGAAGAAGGTCTAGAGGTTAGAGAAATTGAATGCGGAATAATTGGAAATTCAAAACTATTAACCTCTGAGATAGGGGAAGTGAAGTACGAGAGTGATTGGTATGATTACAATTCAAAATATAATTCAAATAACAAGATAACTATCCCAGCCGAAATAGATTCTAAAATTACCAAACAAATTAAAGAAATTGCTATTCAAAGTTGTAGAGCACTAAATATTTATGGTTTTGCAAGAGTAGATTTCTTTTTAGAAAAATCTTCAAATAAAATTTTGTTAAACGAAATAAATACAATTCCTGGTTTTACAAAAAACAGTATGTTTCCAATGCTTTGGAAAGCTTCAGGTTTAAATATTGAGCAACTTGTGGCTAAACTGGTAGATATATCTTTAGAATTATAATTCAAATCAAATGTTGCATGGACTTCTTTGGTTACCATTACTTATAATCTTCATTTTATTAACTGCTCTGGGATGGTTAGAAAGAAGAAGGCAAAATCTTTTTAGGAACTGGGCTAATGGATCTGAACTTTGTAAGTTAGATAGTTCAAGCGCTGCGTCCCTAAAAGATGGGGAATTGAGATGGAGCGCATTTGAAGCTGGTACATTTGAAGATAAAGACAGTTTCATAATAAAGAAACTTGAATTGGTCGAATTAATGGCGCTAACTTCAGGAGAAGCTCCTCTAACAAGCGAGTCTCAAGGAAAGTGCAGGCTTAGACTGGTAGGTGATGGGAAAGAGATGGATGTGCCATTTTCAGATGCAGAGAAAGCGAGAGAATGGATGGACAAATTGATGGAAAAAGCTCGATGTGATTTGTGAATAACCAAAAAAAAACTAACAATAGAAACTTTTTATTTCTAATTTTATTTTTATTATCAACAAGCTTAGTAAGTCTAAAAACTTTAAAAAAGGTATATATTCAGGACATAAGGATCTCTGGTAGTAAATTTTTCTCAAAGAATGATTTAGTAAATAATTCATCTTTAAAATTTCCAATCCGCTTAATTTTTATTCAAGCTAAGGTTCTAGAAAAAGAATTAAAACAAAATTTATCGCTTAAAAATGTTTCGGTAAGTAGACAAATATTCCCTTTTGGTTTGGAAGTTCAAGTTAATACTAGAACCCCAATTGCTTACGGTGAAAGAATAATTAATAACGAAAAAATATTAGGTTTTATTGATCAAGATGGAATTTTTATCGATCAACAAAATGTAGACAAAAAAAATTTGGATAAAATAACCATAAAAGTTGTTGGATGGGAAGAAAAATTTAAAAGAACATTATCTGAAATTTTTATTACCCAAGAGAATTATGAATTTGAGTTAGTTAATATTACTTTTTCTCCCAATGGGTTTCTTACTATTGAGGAAAAAGATTTAAAAACAATCTTCCTTGGTTTTAATCCAAATTTAATAAGCTATCAATTACAAATAATCAATAACTTAAAAAATGAATTTAAGAAAAATAATTTTTCTGAAAAAATAGATAATATTGATCTTACTGATCCAAACAAACCAAAAATAAAAGTGTTCAAACCCTAATATTTGGGAATGGATTTTAAATAATTTTTTTTAATTAATGTAGTGTTGGTAAGGGTTTAGCATTTAAAACAAAATATTTATTAAATAAATATTTTAAGCATTTTCCTCAATAAATCCTACAGATGAGCTTAGTGAGTTCATAATGCACCCAATACTAGTATTAGATCCCTAATTAGAGATGAGCTTCGGTAACAATCCAAACTTTGATCAATCGAGAGAAATCCTTCCAAGTCAAAATGCCAAGATAGAAGTAATTGGCGTAGGTGGTGGTGGAAGCAACGCAGTAAACAGAATGATAGATAGTGATCTAGGAGGTGTATCTTTCCGAGTGCTTAATACTGATGCTCAAGCACTCTTACAATCATCAGCGGAAAGGAGAGTTCAATTAGGTCAAAATTTAACAAGAGGGCTCGGAGCAGGGGGAAATCCCAGTATCGGCCAAAAAGCAGCTGAAGAATCAAAAGAAGAGCTTCAACAAGCCTTAGATGCATCTGATTTGGTTTTTATAGCTGCAGGCATGGGTGGAGGTACAGGTACAGGAGCTGCTCCAGTTGTGGCTGAGGTCGCTAAGCAAAGTGGCGCTTTAACTGTAGGTATAGTTACTAAACCATTTTCTTTTGAAGGCAAAAGGAGAATGCGTCAAGCTGAGGAGGGTATTGCTAGATTAGCTGAAAATGTTGACACTTTAATTGTCATTCCCAATGATCGTTTAAAGGAAGTCGCTTCGGGTGCTTCTATTCAAGAGGCATTCAGGAATGCTGATGATGTTCTTCGAATGGGTGTAAAAGGTATAAGTGAAATCATCACCTGCCCTGGTCAAATTAATGTTGACTTTGCCGATGTAAGATCAGTTATGACTGAGGCAGGATCAGCCCTTCTTGGTATGGGTATAGGTTCTGGACGTTCTAGAGCTTTAGAGGCTGCTCAGGCTGCTATAAACAGTCCATTGCTTGAGGCAGGCAGGATAGATGGTGCTAAAGGATGTGTTGTAAATATCACTGGTGGAAAAGATTTGACACTAGATGATGTAAATGCAGTTGGAGAAGTTATTAGTGAGGTTGTTGATCAAGATGCAAATATCATCTTGGGTACAGCTATAAACGAATCAATGGAAGGTGAAGTACAAGTCACTATAATCGCAACTGGCTTCGACACCAATCAACCACTTAAGCAACAAAGACTTAAAAACAGATTATCAAATACTCCTCTTTATAATTTTTCTGATAACAAAGACAGTGGAGCAAATATTCCAGAATTCCTGAGATTAAGGCAAAATAAAAAA contains these protein-coding regions:
- a CDS encoding amidohydrolase family protein — translated: MSNSGKAEVLIPRSLFLIEDLDNLIIDVEDLCSVSISWEDGFVSELKPLQNKVTKPKNILFPRFVETHSHFDKSFTWANFPNLESNYGGALSVNLEEHKTRTSDKVLKRVEKSLKLAIHNGYRAIRSHIDTYKSQSMDIWIELFKLQKKFSSELTLQFVALAPLEFWDTSSGEELAKIFSSNGGILGGVIVPPFNKKDTSKFLSKMLLLASKYKLEIDLHIDESIIEPGAGIKVLLETIENLKINSIPITCSHLSSLISLSHKEILNLGEKMAKKNIKVIALPLTNFWLLNRYTKTTPLKRPVAPIKQLQNSHVDVSLGSDNVQDPWYPFGNFDPFYMLSCAIPMLQLNPWERMTLSSIFLAPSRLLNLKWDGLIKKGCPADFVILEAQSWADVFSSSLKRKVFIKGDLHC
- the ftsZ gene encoding cell division protein FtsZ → MSFGNNPNFDQSREILPSQNAKIEVIGVGGGGSNAVNRMIDSDLGGVSFRVLNTDAQALLQSSAERRVQLGQNLTRGLGAGGNPSIGQKAAEESKEELQQALDASDLVFIAAGMGGGTGTGAAPVVAEVAKQSGALTVGIVTKPFSFEGKRRMRQAEEGIARLAENVDTLIVIPNDRLKEVASGASIQEAFRNADDVLRMGVKGISEIITCPGQINVDFADVRSVMTEAGSALLGMGIGSGRSRALEAAQAAINSPLLEAGRIDGAKGCVVNITGGKDLTLDDVNAVGEVISEVVDQDANIILGTAINESMEGEVQVTIIATGFDTNQPLKQQRLKNRLSNTPLYNFSDNKDSGANIPEFLRLRQNKKDIE
- a CDS encoding FAD-binding oxidoreductase, with the protein product MTTNNLKFIDKFREVKNLEIIESQSDLKRLSKDFYNYSPILTEKLDGCIADLVVRPIDHNALKKVAEICWKFSIPLTLRGSGTGNYGQAVPLFKGVVMQMSHFNKIEEFDPDTGFVKVQSGCVMGDLNKQLEKYGRELRLLPSTWKTATIGGFIAGGSGGIGSIRWGFLRDPGNLIGLEAVTMNEKPVLIKFDAEESEPLNHAYGTNGIITSLLLATDIKRKWYSIIIDCIEFEKTIEILKTLTCAAVDLKLGAILEDEIVDQMPTWFKSKSGNNKILVQSTLGGIKTIELICKKFKVESTLLGEEEKLVNGISEVVWNHTTLHMRSKDKNWTYLQMLLPLNNELELINFLRKKWGKKVLWHLEAVSQQGSPRLAALPVLKWNGVEELNEIMEDCKKLGAFIFNPHVLTVEGGGLGVVDADQVKAKIKFDPKGLLNPGKLEGWEIKEQFNI
- a CDS encoding cell division protein FtsQ/DivIB — translated: MNNQKKTNNRNFLFLILFLLSTSLVSLKTLKKVYIQDIRISGSKFFSKNDLVNNSSLKFPIRLIFIQAKVLEKELKQNLSLKNVSVSRQIFPFGLEVQVNTRTPIAYGERIINNEKILGFIDQDGIFIDQQNVDKKNLDKITIKVVGWEEKFKRTLSEIFITQENYEFELVNITFSPNGFLTIEEKDLKTIFLGFNPNLISYQLQIINNLKNEFKKNNFSEKIDNIDLTDPNKPKIKVFKP
- a CDS encoding bifunctional folylpolyglutamate synthase/dihydrofolate synthase; its protein translation is MKNANLKILESLSPKYERDNINLGLSRVKKVLQELGFPCKNIPAIQIIGTNGKGSIAAYLESILFEAKKNFGVTTSPHLFDVCERIRVNKKIINKVDFEKIYNFIEKNYSTCKLTPFEKIICCALKFFDNEKVELLILEAGLGGRLDATTAHKSRPIIAIGNIGLDHKEFLGDTIEKIAKEKLAVIEKDSIVISCDQNSRVEKLINKKVEEVGAEIIWKDSISNNYQLGLKGVFQKQNASVAIGAIQALNKLGFKIKEKYIFEGLKNTTWNGRLEIINFLNKKILVDCAHNYPAAKALSNERCNWENEEEGIYWILGVQRQKDMYAILKTLLKKNDHLLLVPVPNQPSWKLKDLYQIKEINFQNIIEFDKFEFAIDYLFALKKWPPNHPVLTGSIFLVAEFIKFANKQNC
- a CDS encoding D-alanine--D-alanine ligase family protein yields the protein MVDKKKKCIGLIFGGFSNEHEVSISSAKTVFQAFNSEINKQRFNVKAFYINRYGDWLDSDFSEKILNGEIENNTIKKYGIFNQEKINFLDRIEFQNVDVWFPLLHGFNGEDGSIHGLLKFTKKPLVGCGILGSALGMDKILMKSILSNLNIPQVNYLVFQNENLHDKEVKDKLINEIFKKLNFPIFVKPSNSGSSLGISKVINESEILKALEKALEIDPRILIEEGLEVREIECGIIGNSKLLTSEIGEVKYESDWYDYNSKYNSNNKITIPAEIDSKITKQIKEIAIQSCRALNIYGFARVDFFLEKSSNKILLNEINTIPGFTKNSMFPMLWKASGLNIEQLVAKLVDISLEL
- a CDS encoding aspartate aminotransferase family protein: MKTYSRFDISFKKGKGCWLWDKTGKKYLDAVAGIATCSLGHSDRVLRRNLSTQLKKIQHISNLYIIEEQEQLSRTLTNISCAESVFFCNSGAEANESAIKLIKKFGNTTNESKESIILAAKCSFHGRTLAALSATGQPKYQKGFEPMIKGFKFFEFNNFDSVKKLFEDCKNNDQKISGVLVEPIQGEGGVIPGSKIFFKNLRNICDKYNSLLILDEVQSGVGRTGKMWGYENLGIEPDGFTLAKGLGGGHAIGALLVKEKANIFSPGDHASTFGGNPFACKAALTVLEEINRRNLINNVYLRGEQLSAGFEELIKKFPNIISGKRGLGLIQGLVINDDYADAKDITLKAFEKGLLVVPAGGNVVRIVPPLVISRREINVLLDKLNSIFKEF
- the miaB gene encoding tRNA (N6-isopentenyl adenosine(37)-C2)-methylthiotransferase MiaB produces the protein MLTKTKPEEKKFQKNSTTGSYWITTFGCQMNKADSERMAGTLEKMGYTKADNELNADLVLYNTCTIRDNAEQKVYSFLGRQAKRKHKTPSLKLVVAGCLAQQEGESLLRRVPELDLVMGPQHVNNLENLLGKVDAGNQVAATEETFISEDITNARRESSICGWVNIIYGCNERCSYCVVPSVRGKEQSRYPNAIKSEIQNLADDNFKEITLLGQNIDAYGRDLPGTTKEGRKENTLTDLLYYIHDVDGIRRIRFATSHPRYFSKRLIQACYELDKVCEHFHIPFQSGNDEILKQMSRGYTIKKYKNIIENIRSLMPDASITADAIVAFPGETEQQYQDTLKLIADIGFDQVNTAAYSPRPNTPAAVWSNQLSEEVKKTRLQEINALVEKTARRRNQRYINNIERVLIEGLNPKNSSQIMGRTRTNRLTFVEIPQNIKFNFSLGDEIDVRISEARSFSLTGQLCL
- the murA gene encoding UDP-N-acetylglucosamine 1-carboxyvinyltransferase gives rise to the protein MICGSEKNSYFKSQNLKILGQGKLNGIVEISGAKNSALVLMAASLLTNERITLENVPRLTDIEKMGHILKYLGVNLVDKNNKLEIDSKNVSITEELPYELVNGLRASFFCIGALLSKFGKAKVPLPGGCNIGSRPIDEHINGLKALGAEIIIKKGIVVAKIKEKKNKLHGTHIKLKCPSVGATETLIMAASLAEGRTTIENAAREPEIQDLCQMLNKMGARIYDSGKEKIIIDGVNKLVGCAHKVIPDRIEAGTFLIAAAATGSSITISPVIPNHLEAVTNKLQESGSKITIKGNSITIKGKEIRGVNIDTAPFPGFPTDLQAPFTALMTIANGESKITETIFENRMNHIHLLNKMGASIKLNKNVAHIKGVKTIKGMDLVGSDLRSSAALIIAGIIAKGNSKIYGLEHLDRGYENFESKLKMLGIKITREFNKRSFTEKEYKITSDPEDIPKRRAA